The Candidatus Woesearchaeota archaeon genome includes the window TTACTCCGAATCTTTTTACCGGGCCCTGATAGCCCTTGCCTTTTGTAACTGCATGAATGTCAACCAGCTGGCCTTCTTTGAAAACATCGCTTATCCTTATTTCTTTATTCATATGCTCTTTTATCCAGTTTAATTTGTCCTGCAGGCTTCCCCCGACTGCGAGCTCAAAAACCTCGGGCTTCTTTTTTCCAATGCCTGTTAATTTCGGCTGTGTGTAAGCAAGCGCTTTTGCATCAGTATAATCATCAATATTGATATTTTCCAGGCTTGTTTTCTGCTCTTTTTTTGGAAAAGGAATTTTTCTTCTCAATTCCTTGTCAAGTGATTTTGATAAAATCTGTGTAGAAGGAGCAACGCCATAGCCGAACTTCCTGTATAAAATGGCTGAAGCGATCTTGATTGGAGGGCATTCAACAATTGTTATAGGCACAGATATCTTCTCGCCTTTTGTCATTGCATCAGGTGTGTTGTTTGTAGTTGTTACGTGGGCCATTGCAACCTTGTAACCTGCAAATCCAGCCGGCTTAACA containing:
- a CDS encoding 50S ribosomal protein L3 — translated: MPRAHAPRRGSLQFWPRKRAKRILARIRTWALPKDVKPAGFAGYKVAMAHVTTTNNTPDAMTKGEKISVPITIVECPPIKIASAILYRKFGYGVAPSTQILSKSLDKELRRKIPFPKKEQKTSLENINIDDYTDAKALAYTQPKLTGIGKKKPEVFELAVGGSLQDKLNWIKEHMNKEIRISDVFKEGQLVDIHAVTKGKGYQGPVKRFGVNLRSHKSEKTKRGPASLGGWMGQQHFMWRVAHAGKMGFHQRTEYNKMLLKISNDKAINPRGGFLRYGLIDNDYVLVKGSVMGPAKRILLLTQALKPTKGAAKESFEIERVIMK